From one Streptomyces chromofuscus genomic stretch:
- a CDS encoding YdbT family protein, with amino-acid sequence MPLSFLTADRAFDTADDVALPFDDRDRWRRPYRPGPWRVSVASVWLLLASFVLFAAVIIALAGTLPSSGVVFGIALAVIAVALRLLRMGVWVSAHGLRQVRFLVTRTLPWERVAAVRTVQQPVRWLGLPRTVQGQALILVRRDRSADDAPYLLTTHNADFLARPEAFDRAADAVEAWASEYGRD; translated from the coding sequence GTGCCCCTGTCCTTCCTGACGGCCGACCGCGCTTTCGACACCGCGGACGACGTCGCGCTGCCGTTCGACGACCGCGACCGCTGGCGGCGGCCCTACCGTCCCGGCCCCTGGCGGGTGAGTGTGGCCTCGGTCTGGCTGCTGCTCGCCTCGTTCGTGCTGTTCGCGGCGGTGATCATCGCGCTGGCCGGCACGCTGCCCTCTTCCGGTGTGGTGTTCGGCATCGCGCTGGCGGTCATCGCGGTCGCGCTGCGGCTGCTGCGCATGGGCGTGTGGGTGAGCGCGCACGGGCTGCGTCAGGTGCGCTTCCTCGTCACCCGGACCCTGCCGTGGGAGCGGGTCGCCGCCGTGCGGACGGTGCAGCAGCCGGTGCGCTGGCTGGGGCTGCCGCGCACGGTGCAGGGGCAGGCGCTGATCCTCGTCCGCAGGGACCGGTCCGCGGACGACGCGCCGTACCTGCTGACCACGCACAACGCCGACTTCCTGGCCCGGCCGGAGGCGTTCGACCGGGCGGCGGACGCGGTGGAGGCCTGGGCATCGGAGTACGGACGGGACTGA
- the dapB gene encoding 4-hydroxy-tetrahydrodipicolinate reductase: protein MSKLRVAVLGAQGRIGSEAVRAVETAEDMELVAALGRGDKLETLAETGAQVAVELTTPASVMGNLDFCVRHGIHAVVGTTGWTDERLAQLRGWLDQSPETGVLIAPNFSIGAVLTMKFAQIAAPYFESVEVVELHHPNKVDAPSGTATRTAQLIAQARRAAGTAPAPDATVTALDGARGADVDGVPVHAVRLRGLLAHQEVLLGGEGETLTIRHDSLHHSSFMPGILLGARRVVTTPGLTFGLEHFLDLG from the coding sequence ATGAGCAAGCTGCGCGTGGCGGTCCTCGGTGCCCAGGGCCGGATCGGCTCGGAGGCGGTACGAGCCGTCGAGACCGCCGAGGACATGGAACTGGTCGCCGCCCTCGGCCGGGGCGACAAGCTGGAGACGCTGGCCGAGACCGGCGCCCAGGTCGCCGTCGAACTCACCACTCCCGCCTCGGTGATGGGCAACCTCGACTTCTGCGTACGGCACGGCATCCACGCCGTCGTCGGTACGACCGGCTGGACCGACGAGCGCCTCGCGCAGCTGCGCGGCTGGCTGGACCAGTCCCCGGAGACGGGCGTGCTGATCGCGCCCAACTTCTCCATCGGGGCCGTGCTCACCATGAAGTTCGCGCAGATCGCCGCGCCCTACTTCGAGTCCGTCGAGGTCGTCGAGCTGCACCACCCCAACAAGGTCGACGCCCCCAGCGGCACCGCGACGCGCACTGCCCAGCTCATCGCGCAGGCCCGCCGTGCGGCCGGGACGGCGCCGGCGCCGGACGCCACCGTCACGGCCCTGGACGGCGCCCGCGGCGCGGACGTCGACGGCGTGCCGGTGCACGCGGTGCGCCTGCGCGGTCTGCTCGCCCACCAGGAGGTCCTGCTCGGCGGCGAGGGCGAGACCCTCACGATCCGGCACGACTCCCTGCACCACAGCAGCTTCATGCCGGGCATCCTGCTGGGCGCCCGCCGCGTGGTGACCACCCCGGGCCTCACCTTCGGCCTGGAACACTTCCTCGACCTGGGCTAA
- a CDS encoding polyribonucleotide nucleotidyltransferase: protein MENETHYAEAVIDNGAFGTRTIRFETGRLAKQAAGSAVAYLDDDTMVLSATTASKTPKDQLDFFPLTVDVEERMYAAGKIPGSFFRREGRPSEDAILTCRLIDRPLRPSFKKGLRNEIQVVATIMALNPDHLYDVVAINAASASTQLAGLPFSGPIGGVRVALIRGQWVAFPTHTELEDAVFDMVVAGRVLEDGDVAIMMVEAEATEKTIKLVEGGAEAPTEEVVAAGLEAAKPYIKVLCKAQSDLAAKAAKPTAEFPIFLDYQDDVFEALTGAVRPELGQALTIAGKQEREAELDRVKQLAAEKLLPEFEGREKEISAAYRSLTKQLVRERVIKEKKRIDGRGLTDIRTLAAEVEAIPRVHGSAVFERGETQILGVTTLNMLRMEQQLDTLSPVTRKRYMHNYNFPPYSTGETGRVGSPKRREIGHGALAERALIPVLPTREEFPYAIRQVSEALSSNGSTSMGSVCASTMSLLNAGVPLKAPVAGIAMGLISQEIEGETHYVTLTDILGAEDAFGDMDFKVAGTKEFVTALQLDTKLDGIPASVLGAALKQARDARLHILDVMMEAIDRPDEMSPNAPRIITVKIPVDKIGEVIGPKGKMINQIQEDTGAEITIEDDGTIYIGAADGPSAEAARATINGIANPTMPEVGERYLGTVVKTTTFGAFVSLLPGKDGLLHISQIRKLAGGKRVENVEDVLGVGHKVQVEIAEIDSRGKLSLIPVIEGETESTGGSGDESKDDADQ from the coding sequence GTGGAGAACGAGACCCACTACGCCGAGGCCGTCATCGACAACGGCGCCTTCGGCACCCGTACCATCCGCTTCGAGACGGGCCGCCTGGCCAAGCAGGCCGCCGGTTCCGCCGTGGCGTACCTGGACGACGACACCATGGTGCTGTCGGCCACCACCGCCTCCAAGACCCCCAAGGACCAGCTGGACTTCTTCCCGCTGACGGTCGACGTCGAGGAGCGGATGTACGCGGCCGGGAAGATCCCCGGTTCCTTCTTCCGCCGTGAGGGCCGGCCGAGCGAGGACGCGATCCTCACCTGCCGCCTCATCGACCGCCCGCTGCGCCCGTCCTTCAAGAAGGGCCTGCGCAACGAGATCCAGGTCGTCGCCACGATCATGGCGCTCAACCCCGACCACCTGTACGACGTCGTGGCCATCAACGCCGCGTCCGCGTCCACGCAGCTGGCCGGCCTGCCCTTCTCCGGCCCGATCGGCGGCGTCCGCGTCGCGCTGATCCGCGGCCAGTGGGTGGCCTTCCCGACGCACACCGAGCTCGAGGACGCCGTCTTCGACATGGTCGTCGCGGGCCGCGTCCTGGAGGACGGCGACGTCGCGATCATGATGGTCGAGGCCGAGGCCACCGAGAAGACCATCAAGCTGGTCGAGGGTGGCGCCGAGGCCCCCACCGAGGAGGTCGTCGCCGCCGGTCTGGAGGCCGCGAAGCCCTACATCAAGGTGCTCTGCAAGGCCCAGTCGGACCTCGCCGCCAAGGCCGCCAAGCCGACCGCCGAGTTCCCGATCTTCCTGGACTACCAGGACGACGTCTTCGAGGCGCTGACCGGCGCCGTCCGCCCCGAGCTCGGCCAGGCGCTCACCATCGCCGGCAAGCAGGAGCGCGAGGCGGAGCTGGACCGCGTCAAGCAGCTCGCCGCCGAGAAGCTCCTGCCCGAGTTCGAGGGCCGCGAGAAGGAGATCTCCGCCGCGTACCGCTCGCTCACCAAGCAGCTGGTCCGCGAGCGCGTGATCAAGGAGAAGAAGCGCATCGACGGGCGCGGACTCACCGACATCCGCACCCTGGCCGCCGAGGTCGAGGCCATCCCGCGGGTCCACGGCTCCGCGGTGTTCGAGCGTGGCGAGACCCAGATCCTGGGCGTCACCACCCTGAACATGCTCCGCATGGAGCAGCAGCTGGACACCCTCTCCCCGGTGACCCGCAAGCGCTACATGCACAACTACAACTTCCCGCCATACTCCACCGGCGAGACCGGCCGCGTCGGCTCCCCCAAGCGCCGCGAGATCGGCCACGGCGCCCTCGCCGAGCGGGCCCTCATCCCGGTCCTGCCGACCCGCGAGGAGTTCCCCTACGCGATCCGCCAGGTCTCCGAGGCGCTCAGCTCGAACGGCTCGACGTCCATGGGCTCGGTCTGCGCCTCCACCATGTCGCTGCTGAACGCCGGTGTGCCGCTCAAGGCCCCCGTCGCCGGTATCGCCATGGGCCTGATCTCCCAGGAGATCGAGGGCGAGACGCACTACGTCACCCTCACCGACATCCTCGGTGCGGAGGACGCCTTCGGCGACATGGACTTCAAGGTCGCCGGCACCAAGGAGTTCGTGACCGCCCTCCAGCTCGACACCAAGCTGGACGGCATCCCCGCCTCCGTCCTGGGCGCGGCCCTGAAGCAGGCCCGCGACGCCCGTCTCCACATCCTCGACGTGATGATGGAGGCGATCGACCGGCCCGACGAGATGTCCCCGAACGCGCCGCGGATCATCACCGTGAAGATCCCGGTCGACAAGATCGGCGAGGTCATCGGCCCCAAGGGCAAGATGATCAACCAGATCCAGGAGGACACGGGCGCCGAGATCACGATCGAGGACGACGGCACCATCTACATCGGCGCCGCCGACGGCCCCTCCGCCGAGGCCGCCCGGGCCACGATCAACGGCATCGCCAACCCGACGATGCCCGAGGTCGGCGAGCGCTACCTCGGTACGGTCGTGAAGACGACGACCTTCGGCGCGTTCGTCTCCCTGCTGCCCGGCAAGGACGGCCTGCTGCACATCTCGCAGATCCGCAAGCTGGCCGGCGGCAAGCGCGTGGAGAACGTCGAGGACGTGCTCGGCGTCGGCCACAAGGTCCAGGTCGAGATCGCCGAGATCGACTCCCGCGGCAAGCTCTCCCTGATCCCGGTCATCGAGGGCGAGACCGAGTCCACCGGCGGCTCCGGCGACGAGTCGAAGGACGACGCCGACCAGTGA
- a CDS encoding M16 family metallopeptidase, which yields MTSRSSKVTARPSSEARAVARTQTLIKGTGGIGTVRKTTLPGGLRVVTETLPSVRSATFGIWAHVGSRDETPSLNGATHYLEHLLFKGTQRRSALDISAALDAVGGEMNAFTAKEYTCYYARVLDADLPLAIDVVCDMLTGSLILEDDVNVERGAILEEIAMTEDDPSDCVHDLFAHTMFGDNALGRPVLGTVDTVNALTADRIRRFYKKHYDPTHLVVACAGNIDHNKVVRLVRAAFEKAGALNDHAARPIGPRDGRRALRTAGRVELLGRKTEQAHVVLGMPGLARTDDRRWALGVLNTALGGGMSSRLFQEVREKRGLAYSVYSYTSGFADCGLFGVYAGCRPSQVHDVLKICRDELDHVAEHGLSDDEIDRAIGQLRGSTVLGLEDTGALMNRIGKSELCWGEQMSVDDMLGRIAAVTPDDVRAVARDILGQRPSLSVIGPLKDKQASRLHDAVA from the coding sequence GTGACGTCCCGTAGCTCCAAGGTGACGGCCCGCCCCTCTTCGGAGGCGCGGGCCGTCGCCCGTACCCAAACACTCATCAAGGGCACCGGCGGCATCGGCACCGTCCGCAAGACCACCCTCCCCGGCGGTCTCCGCGTCGTCACCGAGACGCTGCCCTCCGTGCGCTCCGCCACCTTCGGCATCTGGGCGCACGTCGGCTCCCGCGACGAGACGCCGTCCCTGAACGGCGCCACGCACTACCTGGAACACCTCCTCTTCAAGGGCACGCAGAGAAGGAGCGCCCTGGACATCTCCGCCGCCCTCGACGCGGTCGGCGGCGAGATGAACGCGTTCACGGCGAAGGAGTACACGTGCTACTACGCACGCGTGCTCGACGCCGATCTCCCGCTCGCCATCGACGTCGTCTGCGACATGCTGACCGGCTCGCTCATCCTCGAAGACGACGTCAACGTCGAGCGCGGCGCCATCCTCGAAGAGATCGCGATGACCGAGGACGACCCGAGCGACTGCGTGCACGACCTGTTCGCGCACACGATGTTCGGCGACAACGCCCTCGGCCGCCCGGTCCTCGGCACGGTCGACACGGTCAACGCCCTCACCGCCGACCGCATCCGCCGCTTCTACAAGAAGCACTACGACCCCACCCACCTCGTGGTCGCCTGCGCCGGCAACATCGACCACAACAAGGTCGTACGGCTGGTCCGCGCCGCCTTCGAGAAGGCCGGCGCCCTCAACGACCACGCCGCCCGGCCCATCGGCCCGCGCGACGGCCGCCGTGCCCTGCGCACCGCCGGCCGCGTCGAGCTGCTCGGCCGCAAGACCGAGCAGGCCCACGTCGTGCTCGGTATGCCGGGACTCGCCCGCACCGACGACCGCCGCTGGGCCCTCGGCGTGCTGAACACCGCCCTCGGCGGCGGCATGTCGTCCCGGCTCTTCCAGGAGGTGCGGGAGAAGCGCGGCCTCGCCTACAGCGTCTACTCGTACACCTCCGGCTTCGCCGACTGCGGCCTGTTCGGCGTGTACGCCGGCTGCCGGCCGAGCCAGGTGCACGACGTGCTGAAGATCTGCCGCGACGAACTCGACCACGTAGCCGAGCACGGCCTGTCCGACGACGAGATCGACCGCGCCATCGGCCAGCTCCGCGGTTCCACGGTCCTCGGCCTGGAGGACACCGGCGCGCTGATGAACCGAATCGGCAAGAGCGAGCTGTGCTGGGGCGAGCAGATGTCCGTCGACGACATGCTGGGCCGCATCGCGGCGGTCACCCCGGACGACGTCCGGGCGGTCGCGCGCGACATCCTCGGACAGCGGCCCTCGCTGTCGGTCATCGGCCCGCTGAAGGACAAGCAGGCGTCGCGTCTGCACGACGCGGTCGCCTGA
- a CDS encoding tetratricopeptide repeat protein, whose amino-acid sequence MRAKLSYLVTAAVLVFYFVLVGSRGVLLIETGSLIAVTFGVAVLVLPFIGLWFLWKNTQFVRRANRLAAELDAEGGLPVDELKRLPSGRIDRDSADEVFARRKAETEAAPDDWRTWFRLAVAYHDARDTSRARKAMQRAIALHDGKPVGA is encoded by the coding sequence ATGCGCGCGAAGCTCTCCTACCTCGTCACGGCCGCCGTCCTGGTCTTCTACTTCGTCCTGGTCGGCAGCCGTGGCGTACTGCTCATCGAGACCGGCTCGCTGATCGCCGTGACCTTCGGCGTCGCGGTGCTGGTGCTGCCGTTCATCGGCCTGTGGTTCCTCTGGAAGAACACCCAGTTCGTCCGCAGGGCCAACCGGCTCGCCGCCGAACTCGACGCCGAGGGCGGCCTGCCCGTCGACGAGCTCAAGCGCCTGCCCAGCGGCCGCATCGACCGCGACTCGGCCGACGAGGTCTTCGCCCGGCGCAAGGCCGAGACCGAGGCGGCACCGGACGACTGGCGCACCTGGTTCCGCCTGGCCGTCGCCTACCACGATGCCCGCGACACCTCGCGCGCCCGCAAGGCGATGCAGCGGGCGATCGCCCTCCACGACGGCAAGCCGGTCGGGGCCTGA
- the thyX gene encoding FAD-dependent thymidylate synthase, whose amino-acid sequence MTDTPADAANDAPDLKPSFRGDVTVELVKHTASDADVLFAARVSTLGEQSLDELKKDPERSKGLINYLMRDRHGSPFEHNSMTFLISAPIFVFREFMRHRVGWSYNEESGRYRELQPVFYVPDESRKLVQEGRPGKYRFVEGTQAQQELVGRVMEDSYRQSYEAYQEMLAAGVAREVARAVLPVGLFSSMYATCNARSLMHFIGLRTQHELAKVPSFPQREIEMVGERMEAEWARLMPLTYAAFNANGRVAP is encoded by the coding sequence GTGACCGACACCCCTGCCGACGCAGCCAATGACGCTCCGGACCTCAAGCCGAGCTTCCGCGGCGATGTCACCGTCGAGCTGGTCAAGCACACCGCCTCGGACGCCGACGTGCTCTTCGCCGCCCGCGTCTCGACCCTCGGTGAGCAGTCCCTGGACGAACTGAAGAAGGACCCCGAGCGCTCCAAGGGCCTCATCAACTACCTGATGCGGGACCGGCACGGCAGCCCCTTCGAGCACAACTCGATGACCTTCCTCATCAGCGCCCCGATCTTCGTCTTCCGCGAGTTCATGCGGCACCGCGTGGGCTGGTCGTACAACGAGGAGTCCGGCCGTTACCGCGAGCTCCAGCCGGTCTTCTACGTCCCCGACGAGTCCCGCAAGCTGGTCCAGGAGGGCCGCCCCGGCAAGTACCGCTTCGTCGAGGGCACGCAGGCGCAGCAGGAGCTGGTCGGCCGCGTCATGGAGGACTCGTACCGCCAGTCCTACGAGGCGTACCAGGAGATGCTCGCCGCCGGCGTCGCCCGCGAGGTCGCCCGCGCGGTCCTCCCGGTCGGTCTGTTCTCCTCCATGTACGCCACGTGCAACGCCCGCTCGCTGATGCACTTCATCGGCCTGCGCACCCAGCACGAGCTCGCCAAGGTGCCGTCGTTCCCGCAGCGTGAGATCGAGATGGTCGGCGAGAGGATGGAGGCGGAGTGGGCCAGGCTCATGCCGCTCACGTACGCGGCCTTCAACGCCAACGGCCGGGTGGCGCCGTAA